A region from the Phaenicophaeus curvirostris isolate KB17595 chromosome 3, BPBGC_Pcur_1.0, whole genome shotgun sequence genome encodes:
- the SMIM13 gene encoding small integral membrane protein 13 produces the protein MWQSIGLTLLVIVATLACVLLFMLCGWYVVWQLFLSKFKFLRELIGDTGSQQGDNEPSETEAEQETPPSPQRGRQKSARQRRAPTEEAT, from the exons ATGTGGCAAAGCATCGGGCTGACCTTGCTGGTGATCGTGGCCACCTTGGCCTGCGTGCTGCTCTTCATGCTGTGCG gcTGGTACGTGGTCTGGCAATTGTTTTTGTCTAAATTCAAATTCCTGAGAGAATTGATAGGTGATACAGGGTCCCAACAGGGGGACAATGAGCCTTCAGAGACTGAAGCTGAACAGGAGACTCCACCTTCGCCTCAGAGAGGTAGACAAAAATCTGCTCGACAGCGAAGGGCACCTACAGAAGAGGCAACTTAA